The DNA window TCCGCGTTGATGCCATGGCCGAGGAACGGCAGCACATCCGCCGTCGCATCCCCGCCCAAGGCGACCAGATGTTCGGCTGCCGTCACCGTGAGCCCGTAAGGCATCACCGGATCGCTCTTGCCATGCAGGAAATGCAGTGTCGTGCCCGCGGCCGGTTCGCGCGGCAACTGGGCAAAGCGCCCGGCGATCGACACCACGCGCCCCGCGATGGGGGTTCGATCGCGAGTCGACTCCAGTGCCATGATGGCGCCCTGCGAGAACCCGATGAGAGCCGTCTGCCCGACGCCGACATGCGCGAGGCCCTGCCAGTGCCGCACCGCCTCCACGAATGCGGGCAAGGCCTGCGCGGCGCGCTCGGCGCGGTTGGCTTCGGTCACGCCGTTCACGGAAAACCATTGGTAGCCATGGCCGAAGTCGCAGCGTTCGGGCGCCTGCACGCTGACGATCCAGGCCCTGGGAAACGCCGCAGCCAACTGCTGGCCGAGCGGCACCAGATCCTGGGCGTCGGAGCCCACGCCGTGGAACAGCAGCATGAACTGCTCGGCATGGCCTCCGGGCTGGGCAACGATGATGGATGCGGACATGGTTCGGTTCTCGTCGAGGCATCAGGAGGTGGCCGCGCGGCGGCCTTCAGGCCAACACCCACGCATCCATGCTGAGCATGCCGTAGTGCACGCCGCCGCTCTTGTGCTGCGGCTTGACCGGGTTGCCGGCCGCACCGAGCGCCCAGAACAGCGGCAGCAGATGTTCGTCGCTCGGATGCGCGCGGGCGGCATGCGGAGCTTGGCGGCGGTAGTCGAGCAAGGAGGCGGTTGCGCCACGGTCGATGGCTTCGCGCATCCAGTCGGCGAATTCCTGGACATAGGGCTCCGGCGGTTCGTCGGTCGTCGCACCGGGACGAAATTCGTGCAGGTTGTGGGTCAGGCTGCCGGTGCCGAACAGCAGCACGCCTTCGTCGGCCAGTGGAGCCAGGGCCTGGCCAAGCTTGTAGGCGCCCGCGGCGTCCAGGGGCCATGGCATGGCCAGCGGAACCACTGGAATATCCGCTTGCGGGAACATGAAACGCAGCGGCACCCACACGCCATGATCCAGGCCCCGACCCGGGTCCAAGATGGCGGCCCAGCCGGCAGCTTGCAGCAAGCTGGCCGCACGCTGGGCGAGTTCGGGGTTTCCGGCTGCCGGATAGCGCAGTTCGTGCAAGGCCGGATCAAAGCCGCCGAAATCGTGGATGGTCGCGGGTCTTGCGCTCGATCCCGCAGCCGGGATGCGGGCCATCCAGTGCGGCGAGAAGGCGAGGATGGCCGCCGGCTGCGGCAGCTCATCTCCGAGGGCACTCAGCATGGGACCGGCGGTGCCGGGCTCCAGCGGCAGCATGGGCGAGCCGTGGGAGACGAACAGGGAAGGCAGGTGAGTCATCGTGATGTCCTCATGTTTTCGCCCCATGCCCGGCGGAACGGCCGGTGCTGTGCAGCACCCATCCCAGACTTTGCGCAGCGGCGGCCGAATCGCGCTCGTGCGTCTGAGGGCGACGCATCGACTTGCGCAGCAGCGGCATGAAACGTGGATGGGTGGTCACGGGCGGGCTGAGGCTTGCGGAGCGAA is part of the Thiomonas sp. X19 genome and encodes:
- the ypfH gene encoding esterase — encoded protein: MSASIIVAQPGGHAEQFMLLFHGVGSDAQDLVPLGQQLAAAFPRAWIVSVQAPERCDFGHGYQWFSVNGVTEANRAERAAQALPAFVEAVRHWQGLAHVGVGQTALIGFSQGAIMALESTRDRTPIAGRVVSIAGRFAQLPREPAAGTTLHFLHGKSDPVMPYGLTVTAAEHLVALGGDATADVLPFLGHGINAELVALLIERLSRKRRAAPSFLDPHGGRVGEPTLGVLKGYVPRSMWRAALAADPGRKNSQDRTVLQGPDDSGP
- a CDS encoding dioxygenase, yielding MTHLPSLFVSHGSPMLPLEPGTAGPMLSALGDELPQPAAILAFSPHWMARIPAAGSSARPATIHDFGGFDPALHELRYPAAGNPELAQRAASLLQAAGWAAILDPGRGLDHGVWVPLRFMFPQADIPVVPLAMPWPLDAAGAYKLGQALAPLADEGVLLFGTGSLTHNLHEFRPGATTDEPPEPYVQEFADWMREAIDRGATASLLDYRRQAPHAARAHPSDEHLLPLFWALGAAGNPVKPQHKSGGVHYGMLSMDAWVLA